TCCAGATGCCTCTCGTGAAACTCATCGAGAACCACGACGTCCACGCCGCGCAGTTCGGGATCGCTCAGCAGGCGGCGATTCAGGATGCCTTCGGTGACGAAGCGCAGCCGCGTCTTCGCACTCACTCGCTCTTCAAAGCGCACTTGATACCCGACGGTCTCCCCGACCTGCTCGCCCATCTCCTCGGCAACACGACGCGCTGCGAACCGCGCTGCAATGCGTCGCGGCTCCAGCACCAACACATCGCCACTCACCGCGTGGAGCAAAGCTGCGGGCACGCGTGTCGTTTTACCCGCGCCGGGCGCTGCTTCCAGCACGACGTTCGGTTGCTGCTCGAGCGCATGCAGCAGCTCAGGCAGGATGGCATCGACCGGAAGAGGAAAGCGTTTACTCACAACTCTTTTTATTCTCCCATCGTCGCGTGCTGTAAACGGAAGAGGCTGTTTCCTCATCCAATCAAAGTAAGCAAGCTCCTCCGCGACTCCTGACATAATGCAAAGAACGCTGCATCCCTGAAAACTATGCGCATACGAAACGCCCAAGACGAAGACTTTTACCGCTGCGTGGAGATCTCACGCGCGGCCTGGCCCGACTTCAAAGAGCGTGAGTCGATCTATCACCTCTTCTGCAAGTTCTTCTCGAACACAAGCTTCATCTGCGAGAACAACGACGGCGTCATCGTCGGTTTTCTACTCGGCTTCATCAGCCAGGTCGATCCAGCCGAGGCTTATATTCATCTCGTCGCTGTCGATGCGTCCGCACAGCGCAAGGGCATCGCTTCGATGCTCTACCAACAGTTCTTTCAGCGCGTGGACTGGCTCGGAGCAGAGCGCATCCGCCTCATCGTGAACCCGGAGAACGCAGCGTCGCGCACCTTTCACGAGCAGATGGGCTTCGTTGCGGACATTCATGGCCCGTCGATCATGATCGGCGATGTGCTCGCTGCCGAGAACTACAACGGCCCGGGCCTGCACATGGTCACGTACCTTCGCGAACTCTAAACGAGCCGCACACAATAAAGCGGAGGAGCCGTGGGCTCCTCCGCTTTATTGTTGCTCGATTACTGCTTCTGGCTTGCGAGTCGAGCCGCCTCGAACTCATTGCCATGCTTCCACTCAATCGAGTGCGGCGCGTGAATCACCTGCCAGCCGAGATCCATGCCGAAGCGCGTGAGGTTCGCATCACCCGCGAAGTTCCACGACGGATCGAAGTTGTCGGAGAAGTTGTGATAGCGGTTGTCGTTGAAGTCCTTCTCCTGCGCCTTGCCCCACTCATGGTCGTGGCCCTTGTAGAGTGTGCCCGCGTCCACGGAGAACGCCGGGATGCCGACGCGCGAGAGCGAGAAGTGGTCCGAACGATAGTAGCTGCCAGCGCTCGGACGCGGGTCCGGCACGATCGCCAGACCGAAGCGCTTCGCCGTCGCCTGCACCTGCGGGAAGAACGTGGTGCGCTGCGCGCCGTTCACGTTCACCTCCTGCTGCACGCCGATGGGCAGCAGCATGTCATAGTTGATGTCGAGCGCGATCTGCGCGGCAGGAATCGGCGGATGCTGGCCGAGGTACTCGCTGCCGAGCAGGCCCTGCTCTTCTGCAGTCACCGAGCCGAAGATCACCGAATGTGGCAGCGTGACGCCGGGTTTCTGCGCAAGCTCCGCCCACGCGTGCGCCATCTCGAGCAGCACGGCAACACCCGTACCGTTGTCCGCCGCACCGTTGTAGATGTTGTCGCCGGGTT
The nucleotide sequence above comes from Granulicella cerasi. Encoded proteins:
- a CDS encoding GNAT family N-acetyltransferase, with product MEISRAAWPDFKERESIYHLFCKFFSNTSFICENNDGVIVGFLLGFISQVDPAEAYIHLVAVDASAQRKGIASMLYQQFFQRVDWLGAERIRLIVNPENAASRTFHEQMGFVADIHGPSIMIGDVLAAENYNGPGLHMVTYLREL